In a genomic window of Bradyrhizobium sp. LLZ17:
- the rplT gene encoding 50S ribosomal protein L20, with protein MSRVKRGVTAHAKHKKVYKAAKGFRGRRKNTIRTAKPAVDKALQYAFRDRKRKKRTFRALWIQRINAAVRPFGMTYSRFIDGLAKSGISVDRKVLSDLAINEPVSFQAIAEKAKAALAA; from the coding sequence ATGTCTCGCGTCAAACGCGGTGTGACCGCCCACGCCAAGCACAAGAAAGTCTACAAGGCCGCCAAGGGTTTCCGCGGCCGCCGCAAGAACACGATCCGCACCGCCAAGCCGGCGGTCGACAAGGCCCTGCAGTACGCGTTCCGTGACCGCAAGCGCAAGAAGCGGACATTCCGCGCGCTCTGGATCCAGCGCATCAACGCCGCCGTCCGTCCGTTCGGCATGACCTACAGCCGATTTATCGACGGGCTGGCCAAGTCGGGCATCAGCGTGGACCGCAAGGTGCTGTCGGATCTCGCGATCAACGAGCCCGTGTCGTTCCAGGCGATCGCCGAGAAGGCCAAAGCTGCGCTCGCGGCCTGA